The DNA segment GTTCTATTAGCATTTAAATCATCAAAGGCAACCTTTGAAGTTAGCATTCCAGTCAGATGGTGGAAGCTCATCTCTAGCTGTGTCATTTCCATCTCCACTAAACAGCAGTGCATGAATTTACAGATTGGGATTACAGAAGTTGCTGAGGAGAAAAGCCTGCAATAAAACCACTcctaaacagaaagaaacatacAGATATCTTTCTCAAATGTGTCTGCTTTAAGGGTACCTGTTTATAAGTGATGTTAGGCAGCAATCAAGATTTGGTCTGATCCAAGACTCAAGATTGCTCTGCCTAGTTTATTATTAGAGGGCTAAATTGTATTATTTCCCTTGGTCATCACACAGATCCCATACACTTTTACTGCTTTATCCCTTTCCATTCCTGTCTAGTAAAGGACACAAAACTGAAGATGATGCACATCCTTACCTTAGCTATCTGCTCTCATTCTGTATCAACATAACACTCCCACCTGACACAAGCTTCCTTCGGTCATGTACCATACATTCAAAACATGCACCTCATTTCTCTGCCAGATTCTTCTTTGCTCTGATGCTTTAAACAGAACCACTTGCCAACTGTTAAGACTTCCGAATGCAGAGATTATTGTCCCACAACAGCTGACACTGCTAGTTTGCTTCCATTCTAAGATAAATTATGTCACCTGTAGGTAGATTTGTGGAACAGAAGGACAAGAAAATAGAGAAAGGAGATGTAAAAACATAATGTATATTGCTGCTTGTTCGTACAGCACCTAGCAGTAATAAGTCCACAACAGCTTGGTTCAAAACCCTCTGAACTCAGAGGAAAGgctttgtttggctttgctgaGCCTTAGGACAATCTCTGAAACAAAGGCCCAAGCAGAAACTGGTACATATCAAGTGAAATCAGAGAGATTTATGAGTGTACTGGCTAAGCAAAAAAGGAGGGCAGAAGGCAGACTCTCAGTGTAACTGCTTTAATATTACCCAGGCAGTGACTGAAAGAACCCtgtctgctgctcttcctgctgGACATCATGGGTTCTGGCACTCAGTCTGTAAGGATCTAACAGGGTCATCTTGACTTGCACCCCAGGATCAGTGGAAATTGAACTCATTTATAGTTGAAATCTGCCACTCacacaggagagatgctgaaaGTTTTACTGAAAGTTAATAAGAAACTGCTGTAAAGCTCTGAGGCAAAATAAGAGAAAGTTTCATACAAACAGTCTGCCTGTTACAGGTGCCAAATTGGTAATTCAGAGACTTTTATCTCGGGAGTCTAAATCCAAAGAGCTACAAAATCTCTTTCTTGGCACAAGGCCCCTGGGCTTTCTAGAAAGAACATTTGTTCCATCAGAATTTCACACTCCAGCCCAAGCTGTGGGGGCCAGAAAACACCATCATTTATGGGAAAGATGGTGGGATGTCAGGAGCAGGTGGTGACTGATTCACCGCTGTAGCCAACGCGTGGCTGGAGAGCAAGTGAAGTTTATAGCAAAGCGGTCAGCTATGCCATTGCTCAGGGCAGACTTAGGCCACTAAAAGGTTAGTGCCTGTTACCTACGGAGGGAAGGGCTTGCAGACAATGACTGAGGAAGTCAAGAACCATCACATGAACTTGCAAGGAAGATCGCCTAAAGCCAAATCTCAGGACATGGTCTATtcacacagcacaaaaatatgtgtactgggaaaaaaaggcagttgggagctgctgcagacaggACAATTTCCAATTCCCCCCACTTCTCTCTCCCATGGAAGAGAAATGATGCCCTTGGAGGAAATCAGCGCCCTGCTTGGGCCAGCTCAGAGCTCCTGCATGCCTGCAGATGTGAGGCAGAGCAAACAGGCAGAAAGTGCAAGGTCCTTTCACTGCATCAGCTTCTACCTAACAGTGATGGAGAGTGTAGGGGGAGGAAATCACTGGGAAAATGAGTGCTGCCAGGAGGGGAGGGTATGACTCAGGGCAGTTCTCTCTCTCTGGAGGAGTTGCTGCACGCAGGGGACCCCCCTCTCCTGGAGGGTCACCTGTGGGACCAGTTGTAACCAGCTCCCTTATCAAAGCCGGGGGGCAGAGTGCGCACTGCGGCTCCTGCGGGGAtctggcaggaggcagctgagcTCCCTCTGGGCAGAGAGTGGGGATATAAGGAGAGGCATCCATGGGCAAAGCAGCGCCACGGTGCCGAGCCGGGTTAGGACAGGATTAGGACAGGCCTAGGATGCAGCTCCCGGCTCTGTGCTGCGGGgcctcgctgctgctgctcgcCCTGCCATGGGCTGGAGCACAGCCGGCCGGCGGCGAGCGCGGTGCggagctgctgtccctgcaggtaccggggccggggcgggccggggcgccgGGGCGGCCACCCCCGTCCCGCCGGGGCGAAGCGGGCAGGAGCGGGGCTCGGgtccccccgccgcggccctcgcccctcccctctccctccctccccaggagctgctggaggcgctggggcagctccgggaggaggaggaagagggggaacCGGGCTTGGAAGACGAGCCGGTGGCCGGGGCTGAAGACGGCGGCTCGGAGCGGGACGCCCCGGGGGCGGGGAGCAGCCCGCCCGGTGTCCCGCTCCCGGTGCCCAGCCCTCGCCAGCCGGCGGAGGGGCAGAGCCCGTGGAGGagcctcctctcctcccacagGCGGAGACACTTCTCGGGCTGCTTCGGGACGAGGATGGAGCGGATCGGCGCGCAGACGgcgctgggctgcagccagcacaacGCCCGTAGGTGCCGGGTGAGGGCCGACGGcgccgggcagcgggggcggagcggggcggccggggcagccgcTGCCCCCGGCTGAAGGCTCCAGCGCGGCCCCAGCAGCGCTCTGCCCTTCTCGCCCAGGTTtctggaggagagggagaagctgAGGCCGGGACGGGCTCCCCCGCGGTTCCTGCTCCTCCAGGCCGGTgtccagcagccaggctgcccgcagcccccgcggcgGTGGGGTACAGAGCAATAAACTTTTCTACAAAGCCTGCATTGCCTTTTGCGAGTGTTTTTACGGTCACGGCATAGCACACGGACAGGAGATACAGCAATCCCCTCCAGAGcgctcctctccctctgccctcagGGCTCGGTCCCGACCCTGGCCAGAGCGTCCCACCGGGTTGGACAAGCCTTTGCCGGAGGGTCGCAGCATCAGGAAGGATGGTTGTCCTTCCAGGACAACGAGCAGAGAGTGCTGCACTGAAAAGGCACTGCCAGGCACCGATGCCTTGTCTGGGCCCGTGGCAGTGAGCAGGGATGCCTCTCCCGACGGCTTCACTACTGCGAGCTGTGAATCCTCCAGGAGGTGGGCACCGGGCCTGGGGTTAATCACATCCCTGTCCGGGGCCAGCCCGCCGGTCGCAGCGCCGGAGCTGGGCGGCGCGGGGGCCCGGACGGACGGGAAGGCAGCGGATGCCGGGAACCGGAGGCTTCAGCACCCGGGACAGACGCCGGTCGCCCCGCACGCGCAGCGCCGCCCCCCGCCTGCCCagggcccgggcccggcgcgcagcccccccggcccggcgcagccccccagggcccagcgcagccccccctcccccccggcccggcgcagcccccccacccccggcctCCCCGGCACAGGGAGCCCCGAGGCGGCAGAGGGGCTCACGGCACCGCCTGGCACCCAGCTCCGACGGGGCGCTGCCTGTGCCAGACCTGGGGAGCCCGGCAAAGCAAGGGAGAGTATCACAGAGATAATGTATCACCATCAGCGGGAGAAACAACCCATGTTTGGGATGACCGTAAGCTTCCCCCCCATGGAAAAAGTGAGGCACCACTCAGCCATCAACTGCAGCACGGCCTGTCCTATGATCTCGGTGCTGCATGCCCCGCACCGGACACCATgacattttcctgtttcccaCACCAACAGCCTTGTCTCCTCATTTCCTTCTTTAACCGAATtgcaaggcagagaaagagagcTTGAGTGGGCTACAGCACAGTCTTGTCGAAGGGTTTAGTCACTGGGAGATGAAAGGAACCCAAATCCAGCCTTTTCCTCAGAACAGGACTACCAAGGCTGCTTAGACTCAGCTACACCCTAGCACTCTCCAGCTGCAAAATGGCAAGAGCAGAATGGATACCACTGGAAGGATGTGCAGCATGTAGTGGCATCAGTTAGGACAGATCTATCAGCAGAAGGAATCCACATGACACTAGCACCTAAGCTTACAGTCCTTAACCTTACACAGCTGAAAACTAAGGACATCTCATGACAGCGCTGGGAAAGGGGCAACATCACCCTCAGCTCCATCCACGTACCATCCCCCTGCTCACAGGGTTCCATgcacaggg comes from the Falco rusticolus isolate bFalRus1 chromosome 3, bFalRus1.pri, whole genome shotgun sequence genome and includes:
- the LOC119144174 gene encoding natriuretic peptides A-like; this encodes MQLPALCCGASLLLLALPWAGAQPAGGERGAELLSLQELLEALGQLREEEEEGEPGLEDEPVAGAEDGGSERDAPGAGSSPPGVPLPVPSPRQPAEGQSPWRSLLSSHRRRHFSGCFGTRMERIGAQTALGCSQHNARFWRRGRS